Proteins encoded in a region of the Melospiza georgiana isolate bMelGeo1 chromosome 2, bMelGeo1.pri, whole genome shotgun sequence genome:
- the SERPINH1 gene encoding serpin H1 — protein MWMIVGLALLGLAAAVPSEDRKLSDKATTLAERSTTLAFNLYHAMAKDKDMENILLSPVVVASSLGLVSLGGKATTASQAKAVLSADKLNDEYVHSGLAELLSEVSNSTARNVTWKIGNRLYGPASITFTEDFVKNSKKHYNYEHSKINFRDKRSALKSINEWAAQTTDGKLPEVTKDVEKTDGALIVNAMFFKPHWDEKFHHKMVDNRGFMVTRSYTVGVPMMHRTGLYNYYDDEAEKLQVVEMPLAHKLSSMIFIMPNHVEPLERVEKLLNKEQLKTWTSKMKKRSVAISLPKVVLEVSHDLQKHLGGLGLTEAIDKTKADLSKISGKKDLYLSNVFHAAALEWDTEGNPYDADIYGREEMRNPKLFYADHPFIFMIKDTKTNSILFIGRLVRPKGDKMRDEL, from the exons ATGTGGATGATCGTGGGGCTGGCCCTCCTGGGCCTCGCGGCGGCCGTGCCCTCGGAGGACAGGAAGCTGAGCGACAAGGCCACCACGCTGGCCGAGCGCAGCACCACGCTGGCCTTCAACCTCTACCACGCCATGGCCAAAGACAAGGACATGGAGAACATCCTGCTGTCCCCCGTGGTGGTGGCCTCGTCCCTGGGGCTGGTGTCGCTGGGGGGCAAGGCCACAACGGCGTCGCAGGCCAAGGCGGTGCTGAGCGCGGACAAGCTGAACGACGAGTACGTGCACAGCGGGCTGGCCGAGCTGCTCAGCGAGGTCAGCAACAGCACCGCCCGCAACGTCACCTGGAAGATCGGCAACCGCCTCTACGGGCCCGCCTCCATCACCTTCACCGAGGACTTCGTCAAGAACAGCAAGAAGCACTACAACTACGAGCACTCCAAGATCAACTTCCGAGACAAGAGGAGCGCCCTCAAGTCCATCAACGAGTGGGCAGCACAGACCACGGATGGGAAACTCCCAGAGGTCACCAAAGATGTGGAGAAAACTGATGGGGCCCTGATCGTCAATGCCATGTTCTTCAAGC CTCACTGGGATGAGAAGTTCCATCATAAGATGGTGGACAACCGTGGCTTCATGGTGACCCGTTCCTACACCGTAGGCGTGCCCATGATGCACCGCACAG GTCTCTACAATTACTACGATGATGAGGCAGAGAAGCTCCAGGTGGTAGAGATGCCACTGGCTCACAAGCTCTCCAGCATGATCTTCATCATGCCAAACCACGTGGAGCCTCTGGAGAGAGTGGAGAAACTGCTGAACAAGGAGCAGCTCAAGACATGGACTAGCAAGATGAAGAAGAGATCAGTGGCCATCTCGCTGCCAAAAGTGGTCCTGGAAGTCAGCCATGACCTGCAG AAACACCTGGGTGGTCTGGGCCTGACAGAAGCCATTGACAAAACCAAGGCTGACTTGTCCAAGATCTCTGGCAAGAAAGACCTTTACCTGTCCAACGTGTTCCACGCCGCGGCTCTGGAGTGGGACACGGAAGGGAACCCCTACGACGCCGACATCTACGGCCGAGAGGAGATGAGGAACCCCAAACTCTTCTACGCTGACCACCCCTTCATCTTCATGATCAAGGACACTAAAACCAACTCCATCCTCTTCATCGGCAGGCTCGTGAGGCCCAAAGGCGACAAGATGCGCGACGAGTTGtag